AGGGCCCCGTCCGAGGGGACGAAAAGCGAGAGGCTCCCCGGGGAGTGGCCCGGGGTGTGGAGCGCCTGGACCCGCACCCCGCCCCCCAGGTCGATCTCCCCGCCCTCCTCCAGCGCGTCCTCGACCTTCACCGGGCCGGTGCTGATCTTCCGCATGCCGGGGACGTGGCGGCCCCGGTCCTGGAGGTCGAGGTCCTCGATCCACGGCCGGTCCAGGGGATGGGCGTGGAAGCGGGGCTTCGCCCAGGCGGCGATGGCCCCGTTCCCCCCGATGTGGTCGAAATGGCTGTGGGTGTTGATGACGCAGGCAACGTCTCCCGGCCCTCTCCCCAGGGACTCGATGTAGGAGATGATCTTCGGGGCGGCGGGCCCCACCGAGGTGTCGACGACGGCGAGGCGCTCGCCCTCGATCACGCAGGAGGTGACGAAACGGGGGATGCGCCGGCCGTCCGGCAGGGCGATCTCGAAGTCCAGCCAGAGGCAGTGCACGCGCGGAGTGACGCGCATGGCGATCCTCACCCGGGAGCCGGCGCGCCCCCGGCGCTTCCGCTCCGGCTAGGCGGGACTCTCTCTCTTCCGCAGCCAGAACTGGCGCAGGAAGGGAATCCCCGCGAACACCAGGCCCGCCGCCGCCCAGAGCGCGGTGAAGTACACCATGAACAGGCAGATGGCGGCGAAGCTCAAGAACATCAGGATGCGCTCGTAGAAGCGCAGCGGCGAGAGGAGCCAGCCCTGGGCGCCCGCCGAGAAGGCCGTGAAGGCGACGACCGCCATGATGCTCGAGAACACCACCCGCAGCGGGTGATCGAACAGCAGGAGCGAGGGCTCGTAGACGAACAGGAAGGGTACCACGAAGCCCGCGATGGCGAAGCGGATGGACATCATCGCCGTCTTGAAATAGGGCGCGCCCGCCAGCCTCGCGCCC
The Candidatus Tectomicrobia bacterium DNA segment above includes these coding regions:
- a CDS encoding MBL fold metallo-hydrolase: MRVTPRVHCLWLDFEIALPDGRRIPRFVTSCVIEGERLAVVDTSVGPAAPKIISYIESLGRGPGDVACVINTHSHFDHIGGNGAIAAWAKPRFHAHPLDRPWIEDLDLQDRGRHVPGMRKISTGPVKVEDALEEGGEIDLGGGVRVQALHTPGHSPGSLSLFVPSDGALIIGDVLPEPGSLPIYEDVPATLASLARLRAVKGAEVLLSAMSRRVSRGKEAAAHLDEGEAYLRRIDRLVREAQKEKGKGVSPEEAGRHVFEALGLPAGAMLGIVARTFAAHLAIEPLG